The Coraliomargarita parva sequence CCAGCCCCGAAGAACAGGTCCGGCATCTGGCCAAGCTCAGCCTGGGCGCCGGAGCTCAGGGCCTGGTCTGCTCTTCGCTCGAGCTCGCGCCGCTGCGCGCCAGCTTTGGCGATGACCCGATCATAGTAACTCCGGGCATCCGCCCCAAGGGCAGTTCCGCGGACGAGCAGAAGCGTATCATGACACCGGCCGATGCCGCCGCCGCAGGATCGGACTTCATTGTCGTCGGTCGCCCCATCCTGAAGGCCGCCGATCCGGCCGAGGCGGCCCGGGCAATTCAGGCGGAATTGGCATAGATTATTCTGATTGCCGCGGAGGCATCACAGACACGCCATAATTAATGATAGCAGTCATCCTACTCGCGGCCGGCAGCGGCCAACGAATGAAGGGTACCGTAACGGATAAAATCCTGGCTCCCTTGCACGGCATTCCCGCCATCAACTACTCGGTCCAGGCATTTCTCGACGCGAAATTCGTGGACCGCTTTACCATCGTTTACCGCGATGCCGAACAGCAAAGCGCCCTCGCCTATCCTCTGCGCGAAATCAACCTGCAGGACAAGCCGGTCGAATGGGTGCAAGGCGGGTCCGAGCGTCAGGATTCCGTACGTCATGGCCTACTCTCTCAGACCCCGGACTGCCGGACGGTCTTCATCCACGATTGCGCGCGTCCCTTGATCTCCGTCCGCGCCCTGCAGTCACTTTATGAGGTCTTGCAGTCCAGCGATGCCGCCGTCCTGGCGAAACCGGTAACGGATACCATTAAGCGTCTGCCGGAAACGGGAGGCCTCAAGGATACGACAGCTGAAGATCTCGACCGTAGCCGTCTCTGGGCCATGGAGACCCCACAGGCCTTCCGTTACCAGAGCATCATGGCCGCCTACGATCATATCTATGCCGAAGGCTTGAAAGTCACGGACGATACGGCGGCACTTGCCAAGATTGGAAAATCCATCACCATCGTGCCCGATCCCGACCCCAACCCGAAATTAACCACCCCCGAAGACCTGGAGTACATCGAATGGCTGCTGCATAAACAGACCAGTCAAGCCCGGGCCTAAGCCGATATTCGACGACCACTTTACACATTCATCCATGCGTTCTTACCTCGACCTTCTGCAACACGTCCTTGACCACGGCACCTACCGTGACGACCGCACCGGCACCGGCACCTACTCCGTCTTCGGAGCACAGGCCCGGTTTTCACTGGCCCCCGACTTTCCCCTGCTCACGACCAAGAAGCTGCACCTGCGCTCCATTATCCATGAGCTGCTCTGGTTCCTCAAGGGAGACACGAACATTCGCTACCTGAATGAGAACAAGGTCAGCATCTGGAACGAGTGGGCCGATAAGGACGGCAACCTGGGACGTGTCTACGGTGCCCAATGGACCGACTGGCAGGCACCCGACGGTAGCCGCATCGACCAGATCGCGGAGGTCATCGACACCATCCGGAACAATCCCGATAGTCGCCGTCATATCGTCTGCGCATGGAACCCCGGCGAGCTCAAGCACATGGCCCTGCCGCCCTGCCACGCGCTCTTCCAGTTCTACGTGGCCAACGGTGAACTGAGCTGTCAACTCTACCAGCGCAGCGCCGACATCTTCCTCGGTGTTCCCTTCAATATCGCCTCCTATGCCTTGCTGACCATGATGGTCGCACAGGTCTGCAACTTAAAGCCCAAGGAGTTCATCCATACCTTTGGCGACCTGCACCTCTACGCCAACCATCTGGACCAGGCGAAAGAACAACTCTCCCGCGAACCGCGTCCCCTGCCCCAAATGAAACTGAATCCGGAGGTTAAGACCATCGACGGATTCCGTTACGAGGATTTCAAGCTGGTCAATTATGACCCGCATCCGGCCATCAAGGCACCGATTGCGGTCTAGCCATCGCAATCCTCTCGATTCACAGAGTTTGCTACCGTCCGCGACTTTGCAAATAGCCGGCCCCGATTTTAAACGTGCCTCAAATAGCGCATTGAGCACAAGTTAGGCTTTGTCATCATTGCACACGATGAAAGCCTTCTCCGATACCGCATTTGCCTACAAGCAAGCCCACCGCATCCTCTGGCAGCACGGGTATTGGCGCTATCTGCTCCTGCCCCTGGCACTGAGCATCGGCCTTATGCCGGCATTGCTGTTCGGGTTTGGAGGACTCTCCTACTATCTGGGCACCGTAGCGGAATCCCGGCTTTCGGGCTCCGAAGGCGGGGCGGTCTGGTTGCGCTGGCTGGTCGTGCTGGTCATGATGTGCGGTGTGTTTGGCACCGGCTATGTCCTCTACCGGAACCTGGTTCTCGTGTGCTATGGCCCCTTTCTCGAACGTCTTTCCATGCAGGCGGAACGCACCGTCATCGGGCACGCCAGTGAGAGCGAGCGCCCCCTCTGGGAGTCGCTTTTGCGACCGCTGACAATCACCCTGTACGCGGTGCTCGCGTCAATCGGAACACTCTTACTGGGACTGTTGCTCGGATTCATCCCCCTCATCGGTTCAATTCTCAGCTTTTTCCTCTTTGTTCCGACACAACTCTTCCTCGGTTCGGTCGGTTATGTGGACCCCTACCTCGAACGCCGCGGCTTCAGTCCCAGAGAGGCCTTTGCCCAGATGCGACGGGAATTCATCCCCATGCTGGTCTTCTCCATTGTCGGCTTCCTCTTTCTCGTCGTCCCCTTGGTCGGATGGTTTCTGGCGCCCACCTATTCCGTGGTGGCGGGTATCGTGTTTGGTATCCGCATGCTCGAATCCGACGATGCCGCCAGTCATTAGAAATCCTCTCCAGGAAGCCACGAGATCATGCTGTTTATTGCTTAGACAAGCGGCCGTTTTTCCGATAGAT is a genomic window containing:
- a CDS encoding thymidylate synthase, producing MRSYLDLLQHVLDHGTYRDDRTGTGTYSVFGAQARFSLAPDFPLLTTKKLHLRSIIHELLWFLKGDTNIRYLNENKVSIWNEWADKDGNLGRVYGAQWTDWQAPDGSRIDQIAEVIDTIRNNPDSRRHIVCAWNPGELKHMALPPCHALFQFYVANGELSCQLYQRSADIFLGVPFNIASYALLTMMVAQVCNLKPKEFIHTFGDLHLYANHLDQAKEQLSREPRPLPQMKLNPEVKTIDGFRYEDFKLVNYDPHPAIKAPIAV
- a CDS encoding EI24 domain-containing protein, translated to MKAFSDTAFAYKQAHRILWQHGYWRYLLLPLALSIGLMPALLFGFGGLSYYLGTVAESRLSGSEGGAVWLRWLVVLVMMCGVFGTGYVLYRNLVLVCYGPFLERLSMQAERTVIGHASESERPLWESLLRPLTITLYAVLASIGTLLLGLLLGFIPLIGSILSFFLFVPTQLFLGSVGYVDPYLERRGFSPREAFAQMRREFIPMLVFSIVGFLFLVVPLVGWFLAPTYSVVAGIVFGIRMLESDDAASH
- the ispD gene encoding 2-C-methyl-D-erythritol 4-phosphate cytidylyltransferase: MIAVILLAAGSGQRMKGTVTDKILAPLHGIPAINYSVQAFLDAKFVDRFTIVYRDAEQQSALAYPLREINLQDKPVEWVQGGSERQDSVRHGLLSQTPDCRTVFIHDCARPLISVRALQSLYEVLQSSDAAVLAKPVTDTIKRLPETGGLKDTTAEDLDRSRLWAMETPQAFRYQSIMAAYDHIYAEGLKVTDDTAALAKIGKSITIVPDPDPNPKLTTPEDLEYIEWLLHKQTSQARA